CCCGGCGGCTGGGGATCCGCGGCCGCGATCGGCTTCGTCGCCTGGATCGTCGCAGTCGGCATCCTCTACGCGCTCGCGGTAGTCGGCTTCGTCACGCCCGACGCGCTCGGCATTCCGGGCGTCTAGGCCGACCCCGGACTTCCCATCGGGCGAGAACGTGGGGAACCGCTTTGGTCGTTCGCTCGAGTGATCCGAGTAGCCAACGATGTACGAGACGATCCTGTTCCCGACGGACGGCAGCGACCACGCGGCGACCGTTGCGGACCACGCGATCGATATCGCAGCCACGAGGGACGCGACGCTCCACGTTCTCTCGGTCGTCGACGACCGCGCCTTTCTGGTTCTCGACGACGAACGCATCGAACGAGTCCGCGATGACCTCCGAACGAGCGCCCACGAGGCGGCGACCCGTGCCGCCGACCACGGTATCGAGACGACGACGGCGGTCGACACCGG
This portion of the Natrinema salinisoli genome encodes:
- a CDS encoding universal stress protein, with the protein product MYETILFPTDGSDHAATVADHAIDIAATRDATLHVLSVVDDRAFLVLDDERIERVRDDLRTSAHEAATRAADHGIETTTAVDTGNPVECILDSAATVDADLIVMGTSGDEYERNVVGSVSQRVVRDAPVPVTTVGPDV